Proteins encoded by one window of Sphaerodactylus townsendi isolate TG3544 linkage group LG04, MPM_Stown_v2.3, whole genome shotgun sequence:
- the ZFAND2A gene encoding AN1-type zinc finger protein 2A yields the protein MEFPDLGKLCSERTCKQLDFLPLKCDACEEIFCKDHVAYNSHRCSSAYKKDIQVPVCPLCNAPVPVKKGEMADVVVGAHMDRGCRPDSAPKKEKIFTNRCFRSGCKKKEMIKLVCDQCGQNFCLRHRHPLDHQCPGQHQNISKAGCAAQMRLLESSPTSLNHLLPHNRGRPKC from the exons ATGGAATTCCCAGACTTGGGGAAACTCTGCAGCGAGAGAACATGCAAACAACTGG ATTTCTTACCACTGAAATGTGACGCGTGCGAGGAGATTTTCTGCAAAGACCACGTTGCGTACAACAGCCACAGATGTTCTTCTGCCTACAAGAAG GATATACAAGTCCCCGTTTGTCCTCTCTGTAACGCTCCCGTACCAGTCAAGAAGGGAGAAATGGCTGATGTTGTGGTCGGCGCTCATATGGACAGAGGCTGTCGACCGGATTCCGCCCCAAAGAAGGAAaag ATTTTCACAAACCGATGCTTCAGATCCGGCTGCAAAAAGAAAGAGATGATCAAGCTGGTTTGTGACCAGTGTGGCCAGAATTTCTGCCTCCGGCATCGGCACCCGCTGGATCATcagtgcccggggcaacaccagAACATCTCAAAAGCAGG ATGTGCCGCTCAAATGAGGCTGCTGGAATCCAGCCCGACGTCTTTGAACCACCTGCTTCCACATAACAG gGGCAGACCCAAGTGCTGA